Proteins encoded within one genomic window of Marinobacter halotolerans:
- a CDS encoding ABC transporter ATP-binding protein codes for MQPDISVKHLNKTYGDGFRALKDINLDIESGEIFALLGPNGAGKTTLISIICGIVNLSSGEVKAAGYDIIRDYRQARQSIGLVPQELNTDSFETVWDTVTFSRGLFGKAPSPAHIEQVLRDLSLWDKRNNRIMSLSGGMKRRVMIAKALSHEPKILFLDEPTAGVDVELRRDMWNMVRKLRENGVTIILTTHYIEEAEEMADRIGVIRDGEIILVEEKTSLMSKLGKKELRLHLQKPLDQMPGELLLEPVELSADGYELIYSFDSQEEQAGVARLLRKLSEIGLEYRDLQTRESSLEDIFVNLVHE; via the coding sequence GTGCAACCGGACATTTCCGTAAAACACCTGAACAAAACCTATGGTGACGGCTTTCGGGCCCTTAAAGACATAAACCTGGACATCGAAAGCGGCGAGATCTTTGCCCTGCTTGGCCCCAACGGTGCCGGTAAAACCACGCTGATCAGCATTATCTGCGGCATTGTGAATCTCTCCTCAGGAGAGGTAAAAGCCGCCGGATACGATATCATCCGGGACTACCGCCAGGCCCGGCAGAGCATCGGGCTGGTGCCCCAGGAGCTGAACACCGATTCCTTCGAGACCGTCTGGGATACGGTCACGTTCAGCCGCGGCCTGTTTGGCAAAGCGCCCTCGCCCGCTCACATTGAGCAGGTATTGCGGGACCTGTCGCTCTGGGACAAACGCAACAACCGGATCATGTCCCTGTCTGGCGGCATGAAGCGTCGCGTAATGATCGCCAAGGCGCTGTCCCACGAACCCAAAATCCTGTTCCTGGACGAGCCTACCGCCGGTGTGGACGTCGAACTGCGCCGGGACATGTGGAACATGGTGCGGAAACTCCGTGAAAATGGGGTCACCATCATCCTCACCACCCATTACATCGAGGAAGCCGAGGAAATGGCTGATCGCATCGGCGTGATCCGGGACGGCGAGATTATCCTGGTGGAGGAAAAAACCAGCCTGATGAGCAAGCTGGGCAAGAAGGAACTACGACTCCACCTCCAGAAGCCGCTGGACCAAATGCCTGGCGAGCTATTGCTTGAACCGGTGGAGTTGTCTGCCGATGGCTACGAGCTGATTTACAGCTTTGATTCCCAGGAAGAACAGGCAGGTGTTGCCAGGCTGCTCAGAAAACTCAGCGAGATCGGTCTGGAATACCGGGACCTGCAGACCCGGGAAAGTTCCCTGGAAGACATCTTCGTCAACCTGGTTCACGAATAA